Below is a window of Salmo trutta chromosome 35, fSalTru1.1, whole genome shotgun sequence DNA.
agctgaggcgttgaggaactagagcagcacacttgtagttgtatTGTTTAGGACACATCCCAGCATCCTCACAACTGTTGTTTAGGTAATCCAAAAACGGACCATTATAAAATCACAATCAGGTGGGCATCAtgtgaaagcttgttctattgccaacatgaccaGCTAAGTTCTAAAATATGATATTACAGTGTTAGACTTTCACATGTAATTCAGGGAAACAGATCATCACTTTGGTGGCCATAGAAAGGAGTCCTGAGAGGATTCAGGTGTGTGTGACACGACAAACAGGCTCATggtgttcagaacaacccagagTACGACACCATGTCATCATATAACTGTACATCTAACAGGCTCATggtgttcagaacaacccagagTACGACACCATGACGTCCTATAACTGTACATCTAACATAgtgattataaacgttgacactgtatatgacgtGAGTTGTATTATTtggaaatgtgaaatggaagAAACCAGAGGATTGGGAAAGcgtcttcagtagctgaacattGCAGATAGACATTTCAACATTTCCCATTGCCTCCTGTTGAACGCACTCCGTGTGACTGGAACGAATCCTAACAACTGGTGTTATTGCTTGTTGTTATTGAATGATCCGAGTTAAAGTCCTGCATGGAAATGTACTGAATAAGGTGTTCTGTCACCCAGGAAGTGGGAGAGTCCCAGACCAGCTGGTTAATCTGGACATGAAGCACGGCGTGGAGGCCAAGAACTACGAGGAGGTGAGTAGAGACCAAGCCTTTCATTTGACCAAAACAATGTTTGGAGGGCTGCGTAATTTGGGtatcacactgtgtgtgtgcgaAGCATTATCATATCTAGGGTTGTATTGAGAATTGAATACTGATTTGAGCTCGAGGCTCATGAGTGGGGATGAAGGACTAGGCCAGCTACTGGTGTCTGTGTTTATGTGGGCATGCCTGTGTGGGTCAGTACTGTACATGCCTGTGTGGGTGAGTACTGTACGTGCCTGTGTGGGTGAGTACTGTACATGCCTGTGTGGGTGAGTACTGTACATGCCTGTGTGGGTGAGTACTGTACATGCCTGTGTGGGTGAGTACTGTACATGCCTGTGTGGGTGAGCACTGTACATGCCTGTGTGGGTGAGCACTGTACATGCCTGTGTGGGTGAGCACTGTACAGTGCAACATGCCTGTGTGGGTGAGCACTGTACAGTGCAACATGCCTGTGTGGGTGAGTACTGTACAGTGCAACATGCCTGTGTGGGTGAGTACTGTACAGTGCAACATGCCTGTGTGGGTCAGTACTGTACATGCCTGTGTGGGTCAGTACTGTACATGCCTGTGTGGGTGAGTACTGTACATGCCTGTGTGGGTGAGCACTGTACATGCCTGTGTGGGTGAGCACTGTACATGCCTGTGTGGGTGAGCACTGTACATGCCTGTGTGGGTGAGCACTGTACATGCCTGTGTGGGTGAGCACTGTACATGCCTGTGTGGGTGAGCACTGTACATGCCTGTGTGGGTGAGCACTGTACATGCCTGTGTGGGTGAGCACTGTACAGTGCAACATGCCTGTGTGGGTGAGTACTGTACAGTGCAACATGCCTGTGTGGGTGAGTACTGTACAGTGCAACATGCCTGTGTGGGTGAGTACTGTACATGCCTGTGTGGGTGAGCACTGTACATGCCTGTGTGGGTGAGCACTGTACATGCCTGTGTGGGTGAGCACTGTACATGCCTGTGTGGGTGAGCACTGTACATGCCTGTGTGGGTGAGCACTGTACATGCCTGTGTGGGTGAGCACTGTACATGCCTGTGTGGGTGAGCACTGTACATGCCTGTGTGGGTGAGTACTGTACATGCCTGTGTGGGTGAGTACTGTACAGTGCGACATGCTGAGGTACGTAAGGTCAAGgcgttgtgagtgtgtgtggtattGGAATAGAACGTCATTGGCGAGGAAAGTGGGAAATGAAAGTTGGCTAGAATTTCTCTTGTCTTTAGCCAACGCAATGTCTTGTTACTGTGACAGCTATCTGCATATCTCCCCTCTGTCATTTTGATTTCACTTCCCTTTTTTacgaatgcccccccccccccccccccccctgatttAATTGAGTTGGTAGATGAGATTTTGATGAATCGGGGATTCCTGTTTTCCTGACATTGGCCTCTGAAACGGATCTATCCCCCAACCAAAATCATGTTTTCCTGATGTTCTATGCTGTCCCTATCAGCAAGGGTTGGTACCGTTTCAGGGAACAGAACCCAAAACCGGAAAATAACAAAATGATCTATACTGTTTCCGGAatagaaccgttattttaaaagcatgggaaccagttaataatgttatgtttttttcccagtcccacaaaaatcgcaacaaagcgcctatgcaaagccctcactctgtcactcaaagTTATTTCAGTATCTGTCTGCCAGCTGGATATCTTTGCATGTCCATGTGTAGgctactgccccccccccccctctggagCCTAGGTTACTGTAGCCCCCCCCTCTCTGGAGCCTAGGTtactgtagccccccccccctctggagcctaggttactgtagccccccccccctttggagcctaggttactgtagccccccccccctggagcctaggttactgtagcccccccccctctggagcctaggttactgtagcccctcccctctgGAGCCTAGGTTACTGTAGCCCCCCCCCTCTGGAGCCTAGGTTACTGTAGTCCCCCCCTCTGGAGCCTAGGTtactgtagcccccccccccccctctggagcctaggttactgtagcccccccccccgGAGCCTAGGTTACTGTAGCCCCCCCCCGGAGCCTAGGTTACTGTAGCCCCCCCCCCTCTGGAGCCTAGGTTActgtagacccccccccccctctggagCCTAGGTTACTGTAGCATACTGACAACATTACAAGCgtaattcagaaattagggagataTTTTTAATTTGAGAATAATGGATTGACTTTTTCATGCCAGTTAAGTATACTCTAGTTATcatgtttcacattggatttaataaatacaaaacggtaagacgtgtttttaattctggtgccgctctgaACACtgaagcttgttagctagctaacgtttggtCTGATCCAACGTTAAACCAACTCTGAAGTTTAAAGACATTTAAAGTTCCTCCGTAGAAGCAGTTCCtctgtaggtataattctgtgggtcTAATGCAGATAATACATGTCATcacaagatgcccagcgcttcaaggcaagcttcctcctcctcctcctctacacaccctAAAAATGGCAGTTGCACCCTACGCTGACTGGCAGCACAGTGCGTTTGCCTTCCATTATGATTAAAATACTATTTGCTCTTAATGACTTTCCTATACAGATTAAATTGTTTACCCACTCCACAGCAAGCTTCTCTATCAGCACTAATTTAATGgcgagctaaatgtaaaaaacaaatatatatacacacacacactctctctctctctctctctctctctctctctctctctctctctctctctcactcactccctcactcactcactcactcactcactcactcactcactcactcactcactcactcactcactcactcactcactcactcactcactcactcactcactcactcactcactcactcactcactcactcactcactcactcactcactcactcactcactcactcactcactcactcactcacatatatacatatatacatatatacatatatacatatatacatatatatagcaGAGATTTAAAAAGGAAAGATATAGACCAGAACTTTTTTTTGTGGTTGGAACCGATTCAGAACcttattttgctggtcggaacagtggaaccgAACACAAATAAAAAAGGTTCTGTTtgttcagaacgaaacgattTGGGAAAACAATCTGGTTTCCAATATCTGCTGATCACATCCCCTTTTTTTAAAGTTGTAGCTTGTGAGACCAGATTCTCTTGCTTGGGAATCAATACTGTTTGTTAACCTAAAGCAGGAGGAAGGGTAGAATGTTCTACATACCATACAGATTGTCATTAGTTCAACATGAaaacacacactgttctctgctgcggtctggcagtactgctgcACAGCTCAACAGCGACCCCAACTGGACAAACTGGGTCACAGCACAGTCCAAGCTTCTATTGAAtaatataatacaaatatatgCCATTTTAACAGACACTTGAATCCAAAGTGATTTACAGTTATATGCATGCATACAATTTATGTATGGTTGGTCCCAGGAATCAATCCCACTAACCTGGCATTGTAAATgccatgctgtaccaactgagctacagaagacCAATCACATTTCTCAaacttttaaaacaatttaatgtATTTGTTCCTGTCCATCAAACATCTTGAAATCAGAAATCCAATTAACACCTACTGACATGGGATGGATTGTGGCGTTGCATTGTTGATTGttgattgttttttgttgttgttgtctctcgTCCACTCAGATCGCCAAGGTGGAGAAGCTGAAGCCCCTGGAGGTGGAGCTAAGGCGACTGGAAGACCTATCAGAGTCCATTGTCAACGACTTTGCCTacatgaagaggagagaggaggagatgagggataCCAACGGTAAGACGAGCACCTGTACTGATAAAGTAGTAACACCAATGTATAACCAATGTATTCTAGCCTGATCCTAACTTGGTAAAGGATTGTGCAACTCAAATTGAAACACAAACCTCCCACATGCATGATTCTTGTGCAACTCGCTGTTATGTTTCTCGAGTTATGTATTGGCCGACAAATGCTTAGTTTTAGCTCATTGTCAAAACAATCAAATAAATCATCACTCATTCAGCTACGCATCTATCAAGTcaatttatttaaagtgcatatAACAAAAGTCTCAATACACTTTACAAATAAATACTAATTAATATAATTGGGGGGGGAAGAAACAATACAAGTCACTTCTATAATATTTCTATAATTCTAATTCTGTTCTATAATTCTAATTCTGTTGTTCCAGAGTCCACCAACACACGCGTCCTGTACTTCAGCATCTTCTCTATGTGCTGTCTGATTGGCTTGGCCACCTGGCAGGTCTTCTACCTACGACGCTTCTTTAAGGCAAAGAAGCTCATCGAGTAGAGAGGCATCACCACTCCGCCCAGGGAGAGCAGCCAATGCTCACCCGATCAACCTCCACCCTCCTCGGACTAACTTCATCAAAACTAGAGCTGTGTCCGAAATGACTGGAGGAGATGGAGACCCGCGCACTGTCGAGGGGGGGGAAAAAAGAGGAATAAATCCAAAAACTGAGGCAAAACGGGAATAATTGTATTCCTTTATTGGACAGTGTGCCAGTCTCTATCTCTTCCAGTATTCTTACACACCTGGAACCAACACTATTCAGTAGTAAGGACAGCCTCCTATAATTCATATTTATGTCTTTTTAAAAGCCACCATATTTCCtcgagtgcactacttttttaccagagccccccccccatagggctctgggcccccccatagggctctgcccccccatagggctctgggtccccccccatagggctctgggtccccccccatagggctctgggcccccccccatagggctctgggcaaatgtagtgcactgtatagggagtaAGATGGCGTTTTGGACGTACCCTATAATGACAACATCAAGAATGAGCAGGGGAAGGTTTCAGGGGGGTGgtggggtagcttgttctctgaAAGCCATGTTCACCTGGGACTCATTCAGTAGAGTGAAACATTTtttcaaaaatatatacaaatgtaGAATATACACAGATTTTTATTCCAGGAGTGAGACATGCGTGTCTTTTCTATCTGCAATTTGTTCTGAACATTTTGCATCCTGCTGAATAAGCACCTGATGCTTTGATGATCGATTTTGACATTTTAATGTGTATAGTTTGATTTGGAGTTTTATTTTGTTGGGATGAATGGATGCATCCTTGAGAAAGGTCTATTTCCCCTTTTTATATCGTTGTAGAAAATCTTTGCCATGCCAAGCGACCTATAGGCGGTAAGGTTCAGcccaaaatggcaacctattccctataagaatagggtaacatttgggCAAAGACTATATACTTGGGGCCTTTTTT
It encodes the following:
- the LOC115175161 gene encoding transmembrane emp24 domain-containing protein 10, whose translation is MARFAALLLLPVLIESVFSISFFLPVNSRKCLREEIHKDVLVTGEYDINDETNTKINLKITDSSGHILYSKEDATKGKFAFTTEDYDMFEVCFESKSPMGSGRVPDQLVNLDMKHGVEAKNYEEIAKVEKLKPLEVELRRLEDLSESIVNDFAYMKRREEEMRDTNESTNTRVLYFSIFSMCCLIGLATWQVFYLRRFFKAKKLIE